From Streptomyces griseorubiginosus, one genomic window encodes:
- the glgX gene encoding glycogen debranching protein GlgX, translating to MSSAAEQEAVTEAAEERPATLVNGTTRRGTPKVPVWPGAPTPLGARFRVGPDGVAGTNFALWAGGAEAVELCLFDADGKETRARLSELTHEIWHGFVPGVMPGQRYGFRVHGRWDPWTGGRWNPAKLLLDPYARAVDGDFSLPPEVYGHVRDWPQQQVADTVRDDRDSAPFVPKGVVVHDDVTDDEWMEDRRPKTPWADSVIYELHVRGFTALHPGIPEELRGTYAGLAHPAAIAHLVKLGVTAVELLPVHQFAHEDHLLRRGLKNYWGYNSIGYFAPHAGYAASGTTGQQVGEFKRMVRALHAAGIEVILDVVYNHTAEAGELGPTLSLKGIDNRGYYRLQSDARRYADYTGCGNTLHVVQPHVLRLITDSLRYWVTEMGVDGFRFDLAAALARSMHDVDMLSPFLAVIAQDPVLRRVKLIAEPWDVGSGGYQVGAFPPLWTEWNDRYRNAVRDFWRGALPDVRDLGYRLSGSSDLYAWGGRRPYASVNFITAHDGFTLRDLVSYERKHNEANGEGNRDGTDDNRAWNCGTEGETDDERVRALRRRQLRNLLTTLLLSTGVPMLVAGDELGRTQRGNNNAYCQDNEISWVDWGLLEDPGWKALFDLTARLIDLRHRHPVLRRRAFFSGRAHSADGLRDLAWFTARGTEMTERDWYAPAATLGMYLSGRDIPGRDERGAPILDDSFLAVLHAGDRPTAFQLPGPPWAERYEVVVDTSREEQGEAPGVVHRAGSSVTVPARAVLLLRVAG from the coding sequence TTGTCCAGCGCAGCCGAGCAGGAGGCGGTGACGGAAGCCGCCGAAGAGCGCCCCGCCACGCTGGTGAACGGCACCACACGGCGAGGCACGCCGAAGGTACCCGTGTGGCCCGGCGCGCCCACCCCGCTGGGAGCCAGGTTCCGGGTCGGCCCGGACGGGGTCGCGGGGACCAACTTCGCCCTCTGGGCGGGCGGCGCCGAGGCCGTCGAGCTGTGCCTGTTCGACGCGGACGGCAAGGAGACCAGGGCCCGGCTCAGCGAGCTCACGCACGAGATCTGGCACGGCTTCGTGCCCGGCGTGATGCCCGGCCAGCGCTACGGCTTCCGGGTGCACGGCCGCTGGGACCCCTGGACCGGCGGCCGCTGGAACCCGGCGAAGCTGCTCCTGGACCCGTACGCCCGCGCGGTGGACGGCGACTTCAGCCTGCCGCCGGAGGTGTACGGCCATGTCCGCGACTGGCCGCAGCAGCAGGTCGCGGACACCGTGCGCGACGACCGCGACTCGGCGCCGTTCGTCCCGAAGGGCGTGGTCGTCCACGACGACGTCACCGACGACGAATGGATGGAGGACCGCCGCCCGAAGACCCCGTGGGCGGACTCCGTCATCTACGAGCTGCACGTGCGGGGCTTCACGGCGCTGCACCCCGGCATCCCCGAGGAACTGCGCGGCACGTACGCCGGGTTGGCGCACCCGGCCGCGATCGCGCATCTGGTGAAGCTGGGCGTCACGGCCGTCGAGCTGCTCCCCGTCCACCAGTTCGCGCACGAGGACCATCTGCTGCGGCGGGGCCTGAAGAACTACTGGGGCTACAACTCCATCGGCTACTTCGCGCCGCACGCCGGTTACGCCGCCTCCGGTACGACGGGTCAGCAGGTCGGTGAGTTCAAGCGCATGGTCCGCGCGCTGCACGCCGCCGGGATCGAGGTGATCCTCGACGTGGTCTACAACCACACGGCGGAAGCGGGCGAGCTGGGGCCCACGCTGTCCCTCAAGGGCATCGACAACCGCGGCTACTACCGCCTCCAGTCGGACGCCAGGCGCTACGCGGACTACACCGGCTGCGGCAACACCCTGCACGTGGTCCAGCCGCATGTCCTACGGCTCATCACCGACTCCCTGCGCTACTGGGTGACGGAGATGGGCGTGGACGGCTTCCGCTTCGACCTGGCGGCCGCGCTGGCCCGCTCGATGCACGACGTCGACATGCTGTCCCCGTTCCTCGCGGTCATCGCCCAGGACCCGGTGCTCCGGCGCGTGAAGCTGATCGCCGAGCCCTGGGACGTCGGTTCGGGCGGCTACCAGGTGGGCGCCTTCCCACCCCTGTGGACGGAGTGGAACGACCGCTATCGCAACGCCGTACGGGACTTCTGGCGGGGCGCGCTGCCGGACGTACGCGATCTCGGCTACCGCCTCTCGGGCTCCAGCGACCTGTACGCGTGGGGCGGCCGGCGGCCGTACGCCTCGGTCAACTTCATCACCGCGCACGACGGTTTCACCCTGCGCGACCTGGTGTCGTACGAGAGGAAGCACAACGAGGCCAACGGCGAGGGCAACCGGGACGGCACCGACGACAACCGGGCGTGGAACTGCGGCACCGAGGGCGAGACGGACGACGAGCGGGTACGGGCGCTGCGGCGGCGGCAGCTGCGGAACCTGCTAACCACCCTGCTGCTGTCGACGGGGGTGCCGATGCTGGTCGCGGGCGACGAGCTGGGCCGCACGCAGCGCGGCAACAACAACGCCTACTGCCAGGACAACGAGATCAGCTGGGTGGACTGGGGGCTCCTCGAGGACCCGGGCTGGAAGGCCCTGTTCGACCTCACCGCCCGGCTGATCGACCTGCGCCACCGGCATCCGGTGCTGCGGCGCCGGGCCTTCTTCTCGGGGCGGGCGCATTCGGCGGACGGCCTGCGCGACCTGGCCTGGTTCACGGCGCGCGGCACGGAGATGACGGAACGCGACTGGTACGCGCCTGCGGCCACGCTCGGGATGTATCTGTCGGGGCGGGACATCCCCGGCCGTGACGAGCGCGGGGCACCGATCCTCGACGACAGCTTCCTGGCCGTCCTGCACGCGGGCGACCGCCCGACGGCCTTCCAGCTGCCGGGACCGCCGTGGGCGGAGCGGTACGAGGTGGTCGTCGACACGTCGAGGGAGGAGCAGGGGGAGGCTCCGGGGGTGGTGCACCGGGCGGGGTCGTCGGTGACGGTGCCGGCGCGGGCGGTGCTGCTGCTCAGGGTGGCCGGCTGA
- a CDS encoding sulfatase, translating into MSEISRRAFGGLVGGGAVTAVAGTTTTAEAAPAERPFQARAGGSSGRRPNLLVILGDDLGWADLSSYGAPHIRTPNLDRLARQGVRFTDAYSGSSTCSPTRFSLYTGRYPGRTPGGLAEPVADRTQGLDPNHPTLASLLKKAGYSTALIGKWHCGWLPDHSPTKSGWDEFFGNRGGVLEYFSKLGQLGDYDLYEGDATYEDLRYYTEVLTERAVEYVGRKHDKPWLLNLNFTTPHWPWLAEGDEETGAEIAARIRAAKSQAERSIAFNHYDGGSVAKYTEMVESLDAAVGEVLAALRRSGQEEHTLVYFASDNGGERWSYLWPLSGEKFVLQEGGIRVPTIVRWPHRIDGGQVSHEPNFSPDWTATFLEVAGARPDPAYPLDGTSLAGYLLRGQDLPERDLFWRVRANRALRRGSWKYYQDSAGKDHLYDLGTDLREQADLAPDRPELLAELKAAWERTASGLLPYPD; encoded by the coding sequence ATGTCCGAGATCTCCCGCCGTGCCTTCGGTGGTCTCGTCGGTGGCGGTGCCGTGACCGCCGTCGCCGGTACGACGACCACCGCCGAAGCCGCCCCCGCCGAACGCCCCTTCCAGGCCCGGGCCGGTGGTTCCTCCGGCAGACGCCCCAACCTCCTCGTCATCCTCGGCGACGACCTCGGCTGGGCCGACCTGTCCTCCTACGGCGCCCCGCACATCAGGACGCCGAACCTGGACCGGCTGGCCCGGCAGGGGGTGCGGTTCACGGACGCGTACTCGGGCTCCTCGACCTGCTCGCCGACCCGGTTCAGCCTGTACACCGGACGCTATCCGGGGCGTACCCCGGGCGGGCTCGCCGAGCCCGTGGCCGACCGGACGCAGGGGCTGGACCCGAACCACCCCACGCTCGCGTCCCTGCTGAAGAAGGCCGGTTACTCGACCGCGCTCATCGGCAAGTGGCACTGCGGCTGGCTCCCGGACCACAGCCCCACCAAGTCGGGCTGGGACGAGTTCTTCGGCAACCGCGGCGGTGTGCTGGAGTACTTCTCCAAGCTGGGCCAGCTGGGCGACTACGACCTCTACGAGGGCGACGCCACCTACGAGGACCTGCGGTACTACACGGAGGTCCTCACCGAGCGGGCCGTCGAGTACGTCGGCCGCAAGCACGACAAGCCCTGGCTGCTGAACCTCAACTTCACCACCCCGCACTGGCCCTGGCTCGCGGAGGGCGACGAGGAGACGGGCGCCGAGATCGCGGCGAGGATCCGCGCCGCGAAGAGCCAGGCGGAACGCAGCATCGCGTTCAACCACTACGACGGCGGCTCGGTCGCCAAGTACACCGAGATGGTGGAGAGCCTCGACGCGGCCGTCGGCGAGGTGCTCGCGGCGCTGCGCCGCTCGGGGCAGGAGGAGCACACGCTGGTGTACTTCGCCAGCGACAACGGCGGTGAACGCTGGTCGTACCTGTGGCCGCTCAGCGGTGAGAAGTTCGTCCTCCAGGAGGGCGGCATCCGGGTGCCGACGATCGTGCGCTGGCCGCACCGGATCGACGGCGGCCAGGTCAGCCACGAGCCGAACTTCTCCCCCGACTGGACGGCGACCTTCCTGGAGGTCGCGGGCGCCCGTCCCGACCCGGCGTACCCGCTGGACGGGACGAGCCTCGCCGGCTACCTGCTGCGGGGCCAGGACCTCCCGGAGCGGGACCTGTTCTGGCGGGTGCGGGCCAACCGGGCGCTGCGGCGCGGGAGTTGGAAGTACTACCAGGACTCCGCCGGCAAGGACCACCTGTACGACCTCGGCACCGACCTGCGCGAGCAGGCCGATCTCGCCCCGGACAGGCCGGAGTTGCTGGCCGAGCTGAAGGCCGCGTGGGAGAGGACCGCCTCCGGTCTGCTGCCCTACCCCGACTAG
- a CDS encoding response regulator transcription factor, giving the protein MTSDISVLIVDDHPVVRDGLRGMFASAPGFTVLGEASDGVEAVERAAALDPDVILMDLRMPGGGGVDAIRELTRAGARAKILVLTTYDTDSDTLPAIEAGATGYLLKDAPRDELFTAVRAAAEGRTVLSPAVASRLVSAVRSPGAPANEPLSAREREVLALVARGTSNREIARELFISEATVKTHLTHLYAKLGVNDRAAAVATAYQRGILG; this is encoded by the coding sequence ATGACCAGTGACATCTCGGTGCTGATCGTCGACGACCATCCCGTCGTACGGGACGGTCTGCGCGGCATGTTCGCCTCCGCGCCCGGCTTCACCGTGCTCGGTGAGGCCTCCGACGGCGTCGAGGCGGTCGAGCGGGCCGCGGCCCTCGACCCCGACGTGATCCTGATGGACCTGCGGATGCCGGGCGGCGGCGGGGTGGACGCCATCCGCGAGCTGACCCGCGCCGGCGCCCGGGCGAAGATCCTCGTCCTGACGACGTACGACACCGACTCCGACACGCTGCCCGCGATCGAGGCGGGCGCGACCGGCTACCTCCTCAAGGACGCCCCGCGCGACGAGCTGTTCACCGCGGTACGGGCGGCCGCGGAGGGCCGCACGGTGCTGTCCCCGGCGGTGGCGTCCCGGCTGGTCTCCGCCGTCCGCTCACCCGGGGCACCGGCCAACGAGCCCCTGTCCGCCCGTGAGCGCGAGGTCCTCGCCCTGGTCGCCAGGGGCACTTCCAACCGCGAGATCGCCCGCGAGCTGTTCATCAGCGAGGCGACCGTGAAGACCCACCTCACCCACCTGTACGCCAAGCTGGGCGTCAACGACCGCGCGGCGGCGGTCGCGACGGCGTACCAGCGGGGGATCCTCGGCTAG